A DNA window from Drosophila virilis strain 15010-1051.87 chromosome 4, Dvir_AGI_RSII-ME, whole genome shotgun sequence contains the following coding sequences:
- the Tango6 gene encoding transport and Golgi organization protein 6 isoform X1, translated as MINIPKYFALLDELNFEHAAPGKGQDSEALTRLQGNLIILAKYVQLDVSQQLQELYKDLNVQAESVPIDVENCINCYIIRLLHVLHTLSRNINFDSDAKEDLISVAHLRLCMRATQELGYYALRAQLHENFYKSPVFKDVPSNGQLNCDPSLIWLSVQLFTRLLGIRQLHIANAMELVQRDLLAVVISLRVRQPTSAQLAQLDAALAYLWHNESKADYFRHVLLLKATPQLCPGLAKELHQQLLSKLGAAHGFASLLAALQTPNATRNAEIVAKIVAQRGYSPRLQQRLIGQILDFCRLQVAQQHSLLAGVLSLRRLCELNAANRECLERLLGQHWQPLTAPADLLNGLIVWDQAQLCDCLRLWQQLFCLSSVACLPSVLLVPYMPLLLQLYKQLPPTLPERKTLAALISRCLDNRELKQELPALLQRLFSWDISHPSPWQALHPRLIVKHATDSDLITVQVAQEQKEHNYCRALPALLMAGSDQALTTKVFLALLGLMVQQLAASEPTSIELLSTETELAQFLQLKYQLKLELLVVLEQLVWHEPLKAQLAATQSKPFMELVLLLLDIKVQPAQLAEQMQLLILLLLQELLERSEQLQLADGARRLQQSLEQLAKHTENPLLKNALQPLLELLGGERQPSRASTLTSFQRARELIEDQQPHLQVYGIQLMLDALRRKDPAFISQSHRIIALALRTLKHRESYTFLNCVRLFVALVHIMESQVLEMLSDEYLSETADLDYRLVVGEAILKAAQEVGPLCYRYKAVLFNCFLHGARSDLDEFRSSAYANLAQLCRLLANHVHSFFQELLHLINAELSSGRYLPAKRGALLVLAELLAGMDSLLDYQDMLLPIYRLLRAIEANESCDPQMRQHAANGLKILNEKCRELLKTASPANQLHREIQVLGIKEPSASGKRHILELN; from the exons ATGATTAATATACCCAAATATTTCGCATTGCTGGATGAATTAAACTTTGAACATGCAGCGC CAGGCAAAGGGCAGGACTCGGAAGCCCTTACCAGGCTACAGGGAAACTTAATTATTTTGGCGAAATACGTTCAACTAGATGtgtcgcagcagctgcaagaACTGTATAAGGATCTTAATGTACAGGCAGAGTCTGTTCCGATCGATGTGGAGAATTGCATCAATTGCTACATCATACGCCTGCTGCACGTGCTGCACACGTTGAGCCGCAACATCAATTTCGACAGCGATGCCAAGGAGGATCTCATCTCGGTGGCCCATCTCAGGCTGTGCATGCGGGCAACCCAGGAGCTCGGCTACTACGCGCTGCGCGCCCAGCTGCACGAGAACTTCTACAAATCGCCCGTTTTCAAGGATGTCCCGAGCAATGGCCAACTCAACTGCGATCCCTCGCTGATTTGGCTGAGTGTGCAGTTGTTTACCCGCCTGTTGGGCATTCGCCAGCTGCACATAGCCAATGCCATGGAGCTGGTGCAGCGAGATCTGCTGGCCGTCGTTATAAGTCTCCGCGTGCGGCAGCCAACGTCAGCGCAGCTTGCCCAGCTGGACGCAGCGCTCGCTTATCTGTGGCACAATGAATCCAAGGCGGACTATTTTCGTcatgtgctgctgctcaaGGCGACTCCTCAGCTGTGCCCTGGCCTGGCCAAGGAGCTGCACCAGCAGCTCCTCAGCAAATTGGGAGCCGCGCATGGCTTTGCCAGCCTGTTGGCCGCTTTGCAGACGCCGAACGCCACACGCAATGCGGAAATCGTGGCCAAAATTGTGGCGCAGCGCGGCTACTCGCCGCGTCTGCAGCAGCGGCTCATTGGGCAAATCCTGGACTTTTGCCGCCTGCAGGTGGCGCAGCAGCACAGCCTGTTGGCGGGCGTGCTCAGCCTGCGGCGTCTCTGCGAGTTGAATGCGGCGAATCGCGAATGCTTGGAGCGTTTGCTCGGCCAGCATTGGCAGCCGCTGACCGCGCCGGCTGATCTACTGAACGGCCTTATAGTCTGGGATCAGGCGCAGCTGTGCGATTGCCTGCGCCTCTGGCAGCAGCTCTTCTGCCTCTCCAGCGTAGCCTGCCTGCCCAgtgtgctgctggtgcccTACATGCCGCTGCTCCTGCAGCTGTATAAGCAGTTGCCGCCAACGCTGCCGGAGCGGAAGACCTTGGCCGCGTTGATCTCGCGCTGTCTGGATAACAGGGAGTTGAAGCAGGAGCTGCctgcgctgctgcagcgtcTCTTCAGCTGGGATATCTCCCACCCGTCGCCTTGGCAAGCGCTGCATCCACGTCTGATTGTCAAGCATGCTACAGACTCGGATTTGATTACCGTGCAGGTGGCGCAGGAGCAGAAGGAGCACAACTATTGCCGCGCGCTGCCCGCTTTGCTTATGGCCGGCAGCGATCAGGCGCTCACCACGAAAGTGTTTCTGGCCCTGCTCGGGCTCATggtgcagcagctggcggcgTCAGAGCCAACCAGCATCGAGCTGCTGTCCACGGAAACGGAGTTGGCGCAATTCCTGCAGCTCAAGTATCAGCTCAAGCTGGAGCTGCTGGTGGTCCTGGAGCAGCTGGTCTGGCACGAGCCGCTGAAGGCGCAGCTGGCGGCCACGCAGAGCAAACCATTTATGGAGCTcgtcctgctgctgttggacATCAAAGTGCAGCCAGCACAGCTGGCGGAACAGATGCAGCTGCTCatactgctgttgctgcaggaACTGCTAGAGCGCagcgagcagctgcagctggcggaTGGCGCACGCCGCCTGCAGCAGTCACTGGAGCAGTTGGCCAAGCACACAGAAAATCCTTTGCTCAAGAATgcgctgcagccgctgctggagctgcttGGCGGCGAGCGGCAGCCCAGCCGTGCTTCGACTCTCACGTCCTTTCAGCGGGCGCGCGAGCTCATCGAGGATCAGCAGCCACATCTCCAGGTCTATGGCATCCAGCTGATGCTGGATGCTTTGCGGCGCAAGGATCCCGCCTTCATATCGCAGTCACATCGCATCATTGCGCTCGCTCTGCGCACGCTGAAGCACAGGGAATCCTACACATTCCTCAATTGTGTGCGCCTGTTTGTGGCTCTGGTGCACATAATGGAGTCCCAGGTGCTGGAGATGCTCAGCGATGAATATCTGTCGGAGACAGCCGATCTGGACTATCGCCTGGTCGTGGGTGAGGCCATCCTAAAGGCAGCCCAGGAAGTTG GACCTCTGTGCTATCGCTACAAGGCCGTGTTGTTCAATTGTTTTCTGCACGGCGCTCGCTCGGACTTGGATGAGTTTCGCAGTTCCGCCTATGCGAATCTGGCGCAGCTCTGCCGCTTGCTCGCCAACCACGTGCACAGCTTCTTCCAGGAGCTGCTGCACTTGATCAACGCTGAGCTCAGCAGCGGTCGCTATTTGCCGGCCAAGCGTGGCGCCTTGCTGGTGCTTGCCGAGCTATTGGCCGGCATGGACAGCCTGCTGGACTACCAGGACATGCTTCTGCCCATCTATAGGCTGCTGCGCGCCATCGAAGCCAACGAAAGCTGCGATCCTCAAATGCGACAGCATGCAGCCAACGGactgaaaattttaaatgagaAATGTCGCGAGCTACTGAAAACCGCATCGCCTGCGAATCAGCTGCATAGGGAGATCCAGGTGCTGGGCATCAAGGAACCGTCGGCGAGCGGCAAGCGGCACATACTGGAGCTGAACTGA
- the L2HGDH gene encoding L-2-hydroxyglutarate dehydrogenase, mitochondrial — translation MVKLLKAANVALALRFTPVAGTASNATLQTLDKQRRWQHRSAAGSGSGSGKRQYDLVVVGGGIVGAASAREILLRHPALKVAILEKEPRLAMHQSGHNSGVIHAGIYYKPGTLKARLCVEGLHLAYKYLDEHQIPYKKCGKLIVATDAKEVKLLEDLHQRGIKNNVPDLRMIDGDQIKEIEPYCQGVKALHSPHTGIVDWGLVTQHYGEDFKCAGGDIYLDFKVSKFSETPEGTDYPVTIHGAKPGQTVSTKNVLTCGGLQSDLLAELTGCPRSPRIVPFRGEYLLLSKQKQHMVRGNIYPVPDPRFPFLGVHFTPRMDGSIWLGPNAVLALKREGYTWGDINLFELFDALRYPGFLKMASKYIGFGFSEMAKSAFINLQVKALQKYIPDINEYDIERGPAGVRAQALDLQGNLVDDFVFDRGEGSGPLAKRVLHCRNAPSPGATSSLAIAKMIADKIETEFAIGKAK, via the exons ATGGTAAAGCTGCTCAAAGCTGCAAACGTTGCCCTGGCCCTGCGTTTCACTCCAGTCGCTGGAACAGCAAGCAATGCAACATTACAAACACTGGACAAACAGCGACGCTGGCAGCACAGGTCGGCTgcgggcagcggcagcggcagcggcaaacG ACAATATGATCTTGTTGTCGTGGGCGGTGGCATAGTGGGCGCGGCGTCGGCTCGTGAGATCCTGCTGCGCCATCCCGCGCTCAAGGTGGCCATTCTGGAGAAGGAGCCCAGGCTGGCGATGCACCAGAGCGGCCACAACTCGGGCGTCATCCATGCGGGCATCTACTACAAGCCAGGCACACTGAAGGCTCGCCTTTGCGTGGAGGGACTGCATCTGGCGTACAAGTATCTCGACGAGCATCAGATTCCGTACAAGAAGTGCGGCAAGTTGATCGTGGCCACGGATGCCAAGGAGGTGAAGCTGCTGGAGGATTTGCATCAGCGCGGCATCAAGAACAATGTGCCCGATCTGCGCATGATTGACGGAGATCAGATCAAGGAGATCGAACCTTATTGCCAGGGCGTCAAGGCGCTGCACAGCCCGCACACGGGCATCGTGGACTGGGGCCTGGTCACCCAGCACTATGGCGAGGATTTCAAGTGCGCCGGCGGCGACATCTATCTGGACTTCAAGGTCAGCAAGTTCAGCGAAACGCCAGAGGGCACTGACTACCCGGTGACCATACACGGCGCCAAGCCTGGCCAGACGGTGAGCACCAAGAATGTGCTCACCTGCGGCGGCCTCCAGTCGGATCTGCTGGCCGAGCTGACCGGCTGTCCACGCTCGCCGCGCATTGTGCCCTTCCGCGGCGAATATCTGCTGCTCTCGAAGCAGAAACAGCACATGGTGCGTGGCAATATCTATCCGGTGCCAGATCCGCGCTTTCCCTTCCTCGGCGTGCACTTTACGCCGCGCATGGACGGCAGCATCTGGCTGGGACCCAACGCGGTGCTGGCGCTCAAGCGCGAGGGCTACAC CTGGGGCGACATCAATCTGTTCGAGCTATTCGATGCGCTGCGCTATCCGGGCTTCCTGAAGATGGCCAGCAAGTACATTGGCTTCGGCTTCAGCGAGATGGCCAAGTCGGCGTTCATCAATCTGCAGGTGAAAGCGCTGCAAAAGTATATCCCGGACATAAACGAATATGATATTGAGCGTGGACCGGCGGGTGTGCGCGCCCAGGCGCTGGATTTGCAGGGTAATCTGGTCGATGACTTCGTCTTTGATCGCGGCGAGGGCAGCGGACCGCTGGCCAAACGTGTGCTCCATTGCCGCAATGCACCGTCGCCGGGCGCGACGAGCAGCCTGGCCATTGCCAAGATGATCGCGGACAAGATCGAGACGGAGTTCGCCATTGGCAAGGCCAAATAG
- the Tango6 gene encoding transport and Golgi organization protein 6 isoform X2, translated as MINIPKYFALLDELNFEHAARKGQDSEALTRLQGNLIILAKYVQLDVSQQLQELYKDLNVQAESVPIDVENCINCYIIRLLHVLHTLSRNINFDSDAKEDLISVAHLRLCMRATQELGYYALRAQLHENFYKSPVFKDVPSNGQLNCDPSLIWLSVQLFTRLLGIRQLHIANAMELVQRDLLAVVISLRVRQPTSAQLAQLDAALAYLWHNESKADYFRHVLLLKATPQLCPGLAKELHQQLLSKLGAAHGFASLLAALQTPNATRNAEIVAKIVAQRGYSPRLQQRLIGQILDFCRLQVAQQHSLLAGVLSLRRLCELNAANRECLERLLGQHWQPLTAPADLLNGLIVWDQAQLCDCLRLWQQLFCLSSVACLPSVLLVPYMPLLLQLYKQLPPTLPERKTLAALISRCLDNRELKQELPALLQRLFSWDISHPSPWQALHPRLIVKHATDSDLITVQVAQEQKEHNYCRALPALLMAGSDQALTTKVFLALLGLMVQQLAASEPTSIELLSTETELAQFLQLKYQLKLELLVVLEQLVWHEPLKAQLAATQSKPFMELVLLLLDIKVQPAQLAEQMQLLILLLLQELLERSEQLQLADGARRLQQSLEQLAKHTENPLLKNALQPLLELLGGERQPSRASTLTSFQRARELIEDQQPHLQVYGIQLMLDALRRKDPAFISQSHRIIALALRTLKHRESYTFLNCVRLFVALVHIMESQVLEMLSDEYLSETADLDYRLVVGEAILKAAQEVGPLCYRYKAVLFNCFLHGARSDLDEFRSSAYANLAQLCRLLANHVHSFFQELLHLINAELSSGRYLPAKRGALLVLAELLAGMDSLLDYQDMLLPIYRLLRAIEANESCDPQMRQHAANGLKILNEKCRELLKTASPANQLHREIQVLGIKEPSASGKRHILELN; from the exons ATGATTAATATACCCAAATATTTCGCATTGCTGGATGAATTAAACTTTGAACATGCAGCGC GCAAAGGGCAGGACTCGGAAGCCCTTACCAGGCTACAGGGAAACTTAATTATTTTGGCGAAATACGTTCAACTAGATGtgtcgcagcagctgcaagaACTGTATAAGGATCTTAATGTACAGGCAGAGTCTGTTCCGATCGATGTGGAGAATTGCATCAATTGCTACATCATACGCCTGCTGCACGTGCTGCACACGTTGAGCCGCAACATCAATTTCGACAGCGATGCCAAGGAGGATCTCATCTCGGTGGCCCATCTCAGGCTGTGCATGCGGGCAACCCAGGAGCTCGGCTACTACGCGCTGCGCGCCCAGCTGCACGAGAACTTCTACAAATCGCCCGTTTTCAAGGATGTCCCGAGCAATGGCCAACTCAACTGCGATCCCTCGCTGATTTGGCTGAGTGTGCAGTTGTTTACCCGCCTGTTGGGCATTCGCCAGCTGCACATAGCCAATGCCATGGAGCTGGTGCAGCGAGATCTGCTGGCCGTCGTTATAAGTCTCCGCGTGCGGCAGCCAACGTCAGCGCAGCTTGCCCAGCTGGACGCAGCGCTCGCTTATCTGTGGCACAATGAATCCAAGGCGGACTATTTTCGTcatgtgctgctgctcaaGGCGACTCCTCAGCTGTGCCCTGGCCTGGCCAAGGAGCTGCACCAGCAGCTCCTCAGCAAATTGGGAGCCGCGCATGGCTTTGCCAGCCTGTTGGCCGCTTTGCAGACGCCGAACGCCACACGCAATGCGGAAATCGTGGCCAAAATTGTGGCGCAGCGCGGCTACTCGCCGCGTCTGCAGCAGCGGCTCATTGGGCAAATCCTGGACTTTTGCCGCCTGCAGGTGGCGCAGCAGCACAGCCTGTTGGCGGGCGTGCTCAGCCTGCGGCGTCTCTGCGAGTTGAATGCGGCGAATCGCGAATGCTTGGAGCGTTTGCTCGGCCAGCATTGGCAGCCGCTGACCGCGCCGGCTGATCTACTGAACGGCCTTATAGTCTGGGATCAGGCGCAGCTGTGCGATTGCCTGCGCCTCTGGCAGCAGCTCTTCTGCCTCTCCAGCGTAGCCTGCCTGCCCAgtgtgctgctggtgcccTACATGCCGCTGCTCCTGCAGCTGTATAAGCAGTTGCCGCCAACGCTGCCGGAGCGGAAGACCTTGGCCGCGTTGATCTCGCGCTGTCTGGATAACAGGGAGTTGAAGCAGGAGCTGCctgcgctgctgcagcgtcTCTTCAGCTGGGATATCTCCCACCCGTCGCCTTGGCAAGCGCTGCATCCACGTCTGATTGTCAAGCATGCTACAGACTCGGATTTGATTACCGTGCAGGTGGCGCAGGAGCAGAAGGAGCACAACTATTGCCGCGCGCTGCCCGCTTTGCTTATGGCCGGCAGCGATCAGGCGCTCACCACGAAAGTGTTTCTGGCCCTGCTCGGGCTCATggtgcagcagctggcggcgTCAGAGCCAACCAGCATCGAGCTGCTGTCCACGGAAACGGAGTTGGCGCAATTCCTGCAGCTCAAGTATCAGCTCAAGCTGGAGCTGCTGGTGGTCCTGGAGCAGCTGGTCTGGCACGAGCCGCTGAAGGCGCAGCTGGCGGCCACGCAGAGCAAACCATTTATGGAGCTcgtcctgctgctgttggacATCAAAGTGCAGCCAGCACAGCTGGCGGAACAGATGCAGCTGCTCatactgctgttgctgcaggaACTGCTAGAGCGCagcgagcagctgcagctggcggaTGGCGCACGCCGCCTGCAGCAGTCACTGGAGCAGTTGGCCAAGCACACAGAAAATCCTTTGCTCAAGAATgcgctgcagccgctgctggagctgcttGGCGGCGAGCGGCAGCCCAGCCGTGCTTCGACTCTCACGTCCTTTCAGCGGGCGCGCGAGCTCATCGAGGATCAGCAGCCACATCTCCAGGTCTATGGCATCCAGCTGATGCTGGATGCTTTGCGGCGCAAGGATCCCGCCTTCATATCGCAGTCACATCGCATCATTGCGCTCGCTCTGCGCACGCTGAAGCACAGGGAATCCTACACATTCCTCAATTGTGTGCGCCTGTTTGTGGCTCTGGTGCACATAATGGAGTCCCAGGTGCTGGAGATGCTCAGCGATGAATATCTGTCGGAGACAGCCGATCTGGACTATCGCCTGGTCGTGGGTGAGGCCATCCTAAAGGCAGCCCAGGAAGTTG GACCTCTGTGCTATCGCTACAAGGCCGTGTTGTTCAATTGTTTTCTGCACGGCGCTCGCTCGGACTTGGATGAGTTTCGCAGTTCCGCCTATGCGAATCTGGCGCAGCTCTGCCGCTTGCTCGCCAACCACGTGCACAGCTTCTTCCAGGAGCTGCTGCACTTGATCAACGCTGAGCTCAGCAGCGGTCGCTATTTGCCGGCCAAGCGTGGCGCCTTGCTGGTGCTTGCCGAGCTATTGGCCGGCATGGACAGCCTGCTGGACTACCAGGACATGCTTCTGCCCATCTATAGGCTGCTGCGCGCCATCGAAGCCAACGAAAGCTGCGATCCTCAAATGCGACAGCATGCAGCCAACGGactgaaaattttaaatgagaAATGTCGCGAGCTACTGAAAACCGCATCGCCTGCGAATCAGCTGCATAGGGAGATCCAGGTGCTGGGCATCAAGGAACCGTCGGCGAGCGGCAAGCGGCACATACTGGAGCTGAACTGA